The following DNA comes from Alienimonas californiensis.
GGACCTGCCGGACGACTGCTTCGGCCTCAATTACGACCCGTCGCACCTGATGTTCATGGGGCTGGACCCGTACGCCCCGATTCAACAGTTCGGCGACCGCATTCATCACGCCCACGCCAAGGACGTGCGGATCGACCGGGCGGCCCGGCAGGAGTTCGCCCCGCTGGAGGACCCGGAACGCTACCACACCCCCAAACTGCCCGGCTTCGGCGAGATGAACTGGGGCCGCTTCGCCGGATTATTATATGAAGTCGGCTACCGCGGTCCGGTCGCCGTGGAGGTGGAGGACCGGGCCTTCGAGGGCAGCGACGCCGACGTGGAGTTGGCCTTGAAAATCAGCCGCGACGTCCTGCGGCCCTTCTGGCCGCGGTGACGCCGCCACGGGACTTCACGGTTTTTTTGTACAGTGTACGCTTGACGGCCTGTTCTCGCACGGCAAGGTGATCGCTCCGCGCCCGGGCCGGCTTCGGACCGGGCTTTCCCGTTCACAAGAACCCCCACGATGTCTGACGCCGTTGCGCCCAACCCGGTCGGCTGGTTTGAGATTTACGTCGACGACCTCGACCGGGCCGTCGCGTTCTATGAGACGACGTTCGGCGTGACGCTGGAATCGCTGGACGCCCCGGACACAGGCGGCCCGCCGCTGGCGATGAAGACGTTCCCGATGTCGATGAAGGGCCGCGGCGCCGCCGGGGCGCTGGTCAAGATGGAGGGCGTCGGCCCCGGCCCCGGCGGCACGCTGATCTATTTCTCCTGCGAGGACTGCGCCGTGGAGGCCGCCCGTGCCGCCGACGCCGGCGGGGCGATCCAGCAGGAAAAGATGGCGATCGGCCCGTACGGCCACATCGCCGTGGTGAAGGACACCGAAGGCAACCTGATCGGGTTGCACTCGCAGCAGTAACGATGCCCGACGACGCCCCCGACCCGCTCGCCGCCCGGACCGCGGCCGCCCTGTGCGAGGCCGTCGCGGCCGGGGCGACGCCGAAGTATCTGTGCTTCTGGGGCCACACCGCCCCGGCGGGGGCCGCAGTCGGGTCGACCTGTTTGAGCCAGTGGTTCCCCGCCGCGTTCACGGTCGACGGCGTGAGCTACCCCACCGCCGAGCACTGGATGATGGCGGAGAAGGCCCGGCTGTTCGGCGACGACGCGGCGGTGGACCGCGTTCTCGCCGCGACGCATCCGGGCGCCGCGAAGCGGGTCGGACGGGAGGTTCGCGGCTACGACGATGCGGCGTGGGCTGCGGCCCGGTTCGACGTGGTGGTGCGGGGCAACGCGGCGAAGTTCGCCCAGCACGCGGAACTTGCCACGTTCCTGCGGACGACCGCCGCCCGGGTCTTGGTCGAGGCGAGCCCGCGGGACCGCATCTGGGGCATCGGCCTGACGGCTGACGACGACCGCGCGGCCGACCCGTTTCTCTGGCGGGGCGAGAACCTGCTGGGGTTCGCCTTGATGGAGGTGCGGGACGGCTTGGCGGCCGATTGAACGTCGTCGACGGCCGCCGGCCGCACGCATGCGGTGGGGCCGGGGCGTCGGTACGCTGCGGGCATGTCCGATGCGCCCGCCCCGTCCCGGTCCGCTCCGCCGCAGTCGCAGGGAACCGCGAAGCCGAAGGGCTCGGCGCCGGCGGCGGTGCAGTTTCTGGCCCGGTTCGCCCGCAGTCCGCGGACCGTGGGGGCCGTGCTGCCCAGCAGTCGGTTCCTCGCGGAGGCGATGCTCGACAGCGTGAACTGGGATGCCGCCGAGTGCGTGCTGGAGTTCGGCCCCGGCACCGGGCCGTTCACCCGGTTCGTGCCGGACCGCCTCAAGCCGGACGCCCGCTTTCTGGCCGTCGAGCGCGATCCGGCCTTCGTGGCTCGGCTGCAACGCGAGTTGCCGCACGTCGACGTGGCCCACGCGGACGTCACCGACGCGGCGGGCGAACTGAAACGCCGCGACCTCGGCCCCGCCGACGCGATCCTCTGCGGCCTGCCCTGGGCGGCGTTCCCGCCGGAGCTGCAGAACCGCCTGATGACCGCCACGCTGGACTGCCTCAAACCCGGCGGCTCCTTCGCCACCTTCGCCTACGTGCAGGGCGCCCTGCTGCCCGCCGGGCGGCGGTTCCGGGCGCTGCTGGACGAACGCTTCAGCCACGTCGGGGCCTCGCCGGTCGTCTGGCGCAACGCCCCGCCGGCGTTCGTGTATCGCTGCGTGAAGTAGGGCGAGCAGGCGGTCGCGTCGACGATTGAGCCCGGAGCGCAAGCTCCGGCTGTGCGTCGTTCGACCTTTTCAGTCGGCTGCGCCGACGGCCGGAGTTCGCGCTCCGGGCTCAGCCACGGGATCTAACCCCAGCCGTGGGGTTCGTCGGCGGCGAGGGCGGCGAGCAGTTCCTCCCGCGTCATCAGCGAGCGTCCGCGGATGCCGTGGCGGCGGGCCAGATCGTACAGCTCCCGCGTGGACAGCTCGGTGGGGTTCGGCGGGTCGGTCATGGGAGCCGGGGCCGGCGGGGGAGCGCCCATGCGGGAAGCCGTGGAGGACGTCGCCGGGGCGGGCGCAGCGGGGACGTCGTTGGAGCGGGGCGGAGCCGGCCGCGGGGACGTGGAACGGGGCGAAACCGGGCGGGCGGGGGCGATCGTCCGCGGACCGGACCGGCTGACGGCGGCGGGCGGGGCGACGGGCATCCTGTGACCGGGGCGGGGCATGAACCCGGAGGATCGCCCCGCAGCGACGCCTCGGCGGAGGAAACCTCCTTGGCGGAGGGACCCTGAGAGGGCGTGCGCGAACTGCGGAGATCTCCGGGGAGAAGACCCAATGAATACTGCAAATCTCAGGCCGTTCTTCCGGTTCCGCCGCGATGACGAGCCGCGAGGCCGCGAAACCCGCACGACGGGGTCAGGCAGGACAGGCGGCGCCGACGCTCAGGGACCCCGGCCGCCCGCCGCCGAACGTTCGCCGCCCGGTCCGGTCGCTCGGCAACCAGCGCCCGCCGCCAGGGCAGGAGACGCCTCGCTGCTCAGCGCCCGTTTCCCAACGCCCGTTTCCGCACCCGTTCCCCCCGCATCCTGTCCCCCTGAACCGGACGGCGCTCAGAAACGGTCCGTCCCGGGGCCTTCCTGATGGAACGCTGGTGTATCCACGCTTTCTCCCGCCGCGGTCTCCCTTAGTCTGTCGTCAAACCTTCGTCGCCCGCTCCCCGCGACCGCGGCGGTCCCCTTCCCGCTCCCCGGCCCCCCCCGGCTCTCACAATGACTCCCCGAGCGTTTCACAGCGGCTCCTCGCCGGGGGCGTCCGGCGGCGCCTCCGGCACGGCTCGTTCGGTGATGATCGTGGACGATCACCCGGTCGTCCGGCAGGGCCTGCGTCTGTTGCTCGACCGCGAGCCGGACCTGCACGTCGTCGCCGAGGCCGACGGCGTCACCGAGGCCTTCACCCGCTTCAAGGAGGTCCGCCCGGACCTGGTCATCATCGACCTCTCCCTGAAGGACGGTAGCGGCATTGAGTTGATCAAGGAGATCCACGCCTCTGAGCCGGACACGCACATGCTGGTCAGCAGCATGCACGACGAGAGCCTGTTCGCCGAGCGCGTCCTCCGGGCCGGCGCCAAGGGGTTCATCTCCAAGCAGGAAGCGACCGGCAGCATCGTCGAGGCCGCCCGCCAGGTGCTCGGCGGCCGGGTCTACCTCAGCCCGGCGATGAGCGACCAGATGCTGCATCGCCTCGTCAGCAACGACGACGACGCCGTCGACAAGAGCCCGATCGAAAGCCTCTCCGACCGGGAGTTGGAGGTCTTCGAGATGATCGGCCAGGGTCTGACGACCCGCCAGATCGCCGCCAAGCTGGACCTCTCCCCCAAGACGGTCGAAACGTATCGGGAGAACATCAAGAGCAAGCTCTCCCTCGCCAACGGCACCGCCCTGACCCGGCACGCCGTCCAGTGGTTGCTGGAAAACACCTGAGCCGCGTTCGCGGAAGCGCCAAGGACCAAGAGACAAGAACCAAAGCCGGCCGGCGAGCGGGGGGCGTCAGCCCCCTGAGCGTGGTTCGACTCGGGACGATGGGGCATCGTGCAGAAATCCGACCGCCTCGCCGCTGAGATCGTCGCCCTCTGCATGAGCGACGACGATGCGTGGCCTCTGGAGACCTTGCTGGCGGATCTGTGGGCGACGGGCGAGGCGGACCGGCACCGGGACGCCCTGTTCGACGTTCTCGAGCGGCGCCCGCTGGCCGACGACCATGCGAGCAACACGCTCAGGCGCTGGCTCGAAATCCTCCCCGGCGGGGGTCAAGCCCTCGTCGCGTCCGCTCGCCGTCGCCCGTCTCTCATGACGACGCGGATGCTGAACCGCTTCCTCAACGGCGGGATCGCGTCGATCGAGGGGACGTCGCTCCTCGACCTGCTGGGAGAGGTGAGGGACGACCCGACTGTCCCCGGGGAGGTGCGTGAGGAAGCCGCCGACTGCTTGGCCTGGCAACAAGAGCGAACGGCGACGGGCGGGTCGGAGAGCGTCGTTGAAGTCGACTGAGCCGCCCGAGCGTCCCGCCCGGCGACGAATGCCGGGGGCCGTCGCTCAAACGGCTCCCCCCGCGTTCCGGCTCCGTTTGCGGCGCTGAACTGCGTCGCCGTAGCGTCCGGCGTTCGCCCTCGCCCCGTACGGTTCCGCTCTGATGACGATTCGCCCGCTCGTCGCCCTTCTCGTCGGCGCGACCTGGGGGGCGGTCGCGGCTCCCGGCGGGGAGCCGCTGAAGGTGTTCATCCTCGCCGGGCAGTCCAACATGCAGGGGCACGCCGCCGTCGAGACGTTCGACGGGATGGCCCTCAACCCGGACGCCGCCCCGCTCTTGGAAAAACTCCGCGGGCCGGACGGGGAGCCCATCGTGCTGGAGGACGTGCGGATCTCCTCGGTCGGGGGGAACCGCGACGAAACCCTTGTCAGCGCCGGCCCGCTGACCGCCGGCTTCGGGGCGGAGGGCCGCGGGGCGAAGATCGGCCCGGAGTTGTCGTTCGGCGTCACTATGCACGAACTGCTGGGCGAGCCGATCCTGCTCATCAAAACCGCTTGGGGCGGCAAGAGCCTGCACACCGACTTCCGCCCGCCCTCCGCCGGCCCCCGCACCCTGACCGAGGGCGAACTCAAACGGGCCGAAGAGCGCAGCGAAGACCCCGCCGCCCTCCAGGCCGAACTGAACGACCGCAGCGGCGCCTACTACCGCAAGATGCTGTCCCACGTGCACGCGGCGCTGGCCGACGTGGACGAGTTGCACCCCGCCCACGATCCGGCGGACGGGTACGAACTGGCCGGCTTCGTCTGGTTCCAGGGCTGGAACGACATGGTCGCCGGCGACCAGTACCCCAGCCGCGGCGAGCCCGGCGGGTACGACGAGTACAGCCGGCTGCTGGCGACCTTCATCCGCGACGTGCGCAAGGACCTGGGCGCCCCGGAGTTGCCGTTCGTGATCGGCGTGCTGGGCGTGGGCGGCCCGGTCGCGGACTACCGCTCGGACCAGCAGCGGTACGCGGCGACGCACACCCACTTCCGCGACGCGATGGCCGCCCCGGCCGCCCTCCTGGAGTTCCAAGGCAACGTGGCCGTCGTGCGGACCGAGGAGTACTGGGACGCCGCGGTCGCCGATCTGGTGCACCGCCGCAACCGCCTGAACGGCGAGCGAAACCGCATGGCCAAAGCCGTGAAGGCCGGCGACATGACCCCCGCCGAGGCCGACGCCGCCCAAGAGGCGCTGCCCGACGCCCTCACCCCGGCGGAGGAGGCCCGGCTGGAGGCCAGCGTCTCCAACGCGGAGTACCACTACCTCGGCTCCGCCACGATCCTCGGCCGCATCGGCGAAGCCTTCGCGAAGGCGAACGCGACCCTACTGAAGTCGGCAGGCGACGGCCGGTAAGGCGCTTCTCCGTAGGGCGTCACGCCCTCTGTGAGCCCGAAGCGCAAGCGAGGATCGGAGCCGTCTACCCTCGCTTGCGCTTCGGACTCATTGGGAAGGCCCGCCCGCCTCAGTACGTCCACTCCGAGATCACCCCCGCGACGAAGCGGTCGGACTCGAACAGGGGGTTTTCCGAATCGAACCGCTGGTAGTTCGCCACCGCGGCGACGCTCAGCCGGGGGGTGAACCACTTTCGGAGCTCGCCGCCGGCGCGATAGATCACCTCGTCGCGGCTGGGTTCGAACTCGAAGCGGTCGTAGTGGCGATAGCCCAGGCCGCCGCTGAGGGTCAGGTCCAGCGTGGGGACGATCGGGATCACCGCCTGCCCGGACAGGCCGCCGCCGAGGTAGGCGTAGTCGCTGCCGGTCGCGTCCAGACGGTCGAAATCCACGGCCAGCCGCACGCCGGAGAGGTGCCGCATCCCGACGAGCCACTCCCGGGCGACGCCGGCGGCGTAGGTCACGCCGTCGGCGCTGGTGACTTCGGGGAGGATGCCGTCGGATTCGAAGTCGGCCTGGTCGACGGCCAGATAGCCGACGGCGGCGCCGCCGTCGTTCCGCAGGTGGGTCAGCCGGCCGACCAGGCCGTGCCGCTGCGAGAACGTCTCCCCGTCGAACTGGTCGAGGGTGAAGCGATATTCCAACCGCGGCACCAGGGCGCCGTCGGCCCAGGGGACGGCCCATTCGGAGTACAGCCCGGGCGTGAAGCTGCGGAGGTTCAGGGCGGAGAACTCCCCCTCGTTCAGCGTGAACCGGGTGGAGGAGAGCGCCCCGGCCGCCCAGCCGTCGCCCTT
Coding sequences within:
- a CDS encoding VOC family protein, whose protein sequence is MSDAVAPNPVGWFEIYVDDLDRAVAFYETTFGVTLESLDAPDTGGPPLAMKTFPMSMKGRGAAGALVKMEGVGPGPGGTLIYFSCEDCAVEAARAADAGGAIQQEKMAIGPYGHIAVVKDTEGNLIGLHSQQ
- a CDS encoding NADAR family protein, translating into MPDDAPDPLAARTAAALCEAVAAGATPKYLCFWGHTAPAGAAVGSTCLSQWFPAAFTVDGVSYPTAEHWMMAEKARLFGDDAAVDRVLAATHPGAAKRVGREVRGYDDAAWAAARFDVVVRGNAAKFAQHAELATFLRTTAARVLVEASPRDRIWGIGLTADDDRAADPFLWRGENLLGFALMEVRDGLAAD
- a CDS encoding class I SAM-dependent methyltransferase, giving the protein MSDAPAPSRSAPPQSQGTAKPKGSAPAAVQFLARFARSPRTVGAVLPSSRFLAEAMLDSVNWDAAECVLEFGPGTGPFTRFVPDRLKPDARFLAVERDPAFVARLQRELPHVDVAHADVTDAAGELKRRDLGPADAILCGLPWAAFPPELQNRLMTATLDCLKPGGSFATFAYVQGALLPAGRRFRALLDERFSHVGASPVVWRNAPPAFVYRCVK
- a CDS encoding Rho termination factor N-terminal domain-containing protein, coding for MGAPPPAPAPMTDPPNPTELSTRELYDLARRHGIRGRSLMTREELLAALAADEPHGWG
- a CDS encoding response regulator is translated as MTPRAFHSGSSPGASGGASGTARSVMIVDDHPVVRQGLRLLLDREPDLHVVAEADGVTEAFTRFKEVRPDLVIIDLSLKDGSGIELIKEIHASEPDTHMLVSSMHDESLFAERVLRAGAKGFISKQEATGSIVEAARQVLGGRVYLSPAMSDQMLHRLVSNDDDAVDKSPIESLSDRELEVFEMIGQGLTTRQIAAKLDLSPKTVETYRENIKSKLSLANGTALTRHAVQWLLENT
- a CDS encoding sialate O-acetylesterase yields the protein MTIRPLVALLVGATWGAVAAPGGEPLKVFILAGQSNMQGHAAVETFDGMALNPDAAPLLEKLRGPDGEPIVLEDVRISSVGGNRDETLVSAGPLTAGFGAEGRGAKIGPELSFGVTMHELLGEPILLIKTAWGGKSLHTDFRPPSAGPRTLTEGELKRAEERSEDPAALQAELNDRSGAYYRKMLSHVHAALADVDELHPAHDPADGYELAGFVWFQGWNDMVAGDQYPSRGEPGGYDEYSRLLATFIRDVRKDLGAPELPFVIGVLGVGGPVADYRSDQQRYAATHTHFRDAMAAPAALLEFQGNVAVVRTEEYWDAAVADLVHRRNRLNGERNRMAKAVKAGDMTPAEADAAQEALPDALTPAEEARLEASVSNAEYHYLGSATILGRIGEAFAKANATLLKSAGDGR